ACTATGCTAGTTGACATCTGCTAGTTGACTTTACCAACTAAGTTATTTGACATCTGCTAGTTGACTTTACCGCCTAGAGTTGTGTTCTGTGGAGAATTATCTCGAACGACTCTTGATTAGTGAGTTATTTTAGTGTGTGTTTGGCctagtttgtaaaagtgtttttggactCAACACACTTTTTGTCCATACACGTCATTTTctaaaagttaaaaaaaaaaatctcaaaagctaaaaatccatatttttgccCCATAGAAATAGAAGCAGCTATTTATAGTTTCTtcttttgaaaaacacttttgaaaaattaagcttgaaaaacaaaaactcatttttgagaATCGAGGTCAAACATGCTCTTAATTTGCTTGACTTTTTGCGGGCTTATTGTCTAATACAATGATTTACGATTCAGGGGACCGGAATGCTAGCACTCTCAACCAAACTACCAGAATTCCGACCACCACCATGCGACATGAACAAAAGCGAAACATGCCAAAAAGCAAGCGACTTCCAAATGGGTATATTATACTTAGCCTTGTACCTCATCGCACTAGGGACAGGGGGATTAAAGTCAAGTGTATCAGGATTCGGAAGTGATCAATTTGACGAGAAAGATGAGAAGGAAAAGGCACAAATGACCGCATTTTTCAGCAGATTCTTCTTTTTCATAAGCTTAGGGACTTTAATGGCGGTAACCGTCCTCGTTTGGGTACAAGATGAGGTAGGAAGAAGTTGGGCATATGGGATTTGCTCTGTTTCAATGGGGATTGCCATTGCTATATTTCTTGGAGGTACGAAGAAATATCGATACAAGAAGAGTGCCGGAAGTCCTGTTGTTCATATTCTTCAAGTTATTGCTTGTGCTATTCGGAAAGCTAAGTTGCAAATGCCTTATGATGttagtatgttgtatgaagatTGCCCTGATTCTTCAAGAATTCAACATACTGATCAGTTTGGGTAAGTTTCTTAATCAAAACTCGAATAACAACATTACCTACGTGCCTTGTATAGTTGTAAACCATTTAATGTGTCATTCTGCTTTATTCATCGTAGCCCAGAATTAAATAATATTGATCAGTCTGGATGAATTAAATAACTATAACGGGTCCAAAATTCGCATGTTATATAATTTGGGCCTCAACTGTTGATATCAACTAGTTTAATTGGTAAAGTCATGACAGGTGATGTTCATGATGACCTGAGTTCAAATCTGGTCAGCATTAAAATTGCCTATGTGGCTCACTTCacaccgaaaaagaaaaaaaaaaaaaaaactaatttggGCTTCAACTTGACATTTAAATTAGGCCCTTTTAGATTTGTTAGATGAATACTTAGTTAATCTATCTAATAATGCAAAAACAGGTGCTTAGACAAGGCAGCCATAGTAACCGAAGACGATTTCGAGAGGAACGGCAGTGACGGGTCCATGACAGCAAACCCATGGAAGTTATGCTCGGTTACGAGGATCGAGGAGGTGAAGATGATGGCAGGGTTACTACCAGTTTGGGCTACAACTATAATATTTTGGACAACATATGCTCAAATGATAACATTTTCAGTAGAACAAGCTTCTACAATGGAAAGATCTTTAGGAAGCTTTAAAATTCCTGCTGGTTCTCTAACTGTCTTCTTTGTTGCTGCAATTCTTCTTTCTTTGGCTGTTTATGATCGTCTTATTGTGCCTCTTTGGAAGAGTTGGAAGGGCAAACCAGGTAATTAATTAAGCCTTTCATTTTAATCGACTCGTAGTTTATAAGCTGGTACGAAGCTAAACACAGATTGACCAGGCAATGGCCCCGGCGAGGTTTTCAAGAGAAAAAAAATAATATACTCCACGCAATAACTTTTTATTCAAAAAACTAATTATGATTAGAAACATAGGTAAAATTGATATTTCGGCCCTAGGCAGAATTTGAACTTAGCTTCATGGTATTAAATATCGGCTTCCTCTTAGGAGCTCGTAAAATTTAATTCCTGGATCCGTCACTGGCCATTATCTATGTTTTGGGTAAATGGTGGTCCAAGAATGGACATATCACTAATGT
This sequence is a window from Silene latifolia isolate original U9 population chromosome 8, ASM4854445v1, whole genome shotgun sequence. Protein-coding genes within it:
- the LOC141597392 gene encoding protein NRT1/ PTR FAMILY 6.2; its protein translation is MAHQEGKLSWVVADAQDYKGAPADRSKTGGWVPAALILGIEMCERLSTMGIAVNLVTYLIGTMHLPSSTSANVVTDFMGTSFLLCLLGGFLADAFLGRFKTIAIFAVVQLLGTGMLALSTKLPEFRPPPCDMNKSETCQKASDFQMGILYLALYLIALGTGGLKSSVSGFGSDQFDEKDEKEKAQMTAFFSRFFFFISLGTLMAVTVLVWVQDEVGRSWAYGICSVSMGIAIAIFLGGTKKYRYKKSAGSPVVHILQVIACAIRKAKLQMPYDVSMLYEDCPDSSRIQHTDQFGCLDKAAIVTEDDFERNGSDGSMTANPWKLCSVTRIEEVKMMAGLLPVWATTIIFWTTYAQMITFSVEQASTMERSLGSFKIPAGSLTVFFVAAILLSLAVYDRLIVPLWKSWKGKPGFTNLQRISIGLVMSIFGMAVAALAERKRLSVAESVGRNTQNLPISVYYLIPQFFLVGAGEAFIYTGQLDFFITQSPKSMKTMSTGLFLTTLSLGFFLSSFLVSIVTSITASKDSQGWLADNINYGRLDCFYALLALLSLVNFAVFMVCAIWYKPKRKPESSKPLKMINGNGNGSYVGHGEEKC